One stretch of Miscanthus floridulus cultivar M001 chromosome 18, ASM1932011v1, whole genome shotgun sequence DNA includes these proteins:
- the LOC136520271 gene encoding uncharacterized protein isoform X3, translating into MENAEGPSPDSGDHAAPFQDGNAQTTPGHNSRRPNLSLQIPARTLDTSVPTSTRVTISPSPSSTRVGLPPRPNSTRTKSSIKNINPQNSFRARSSAQEGDRVVLLNPGTSSEGQQNNPTTARSFSFRKVISSLSAKRTHSLPVTPVGTTDKAASPANQLDTLPTTSNEGVEAKIRRSLSVPGNRKNRSLRRADSIGVIRVIPTTPRPVPVDATTSNDVVEETIDVPEDGGEDIPEEEAVCRICFVELNEGGETLKMECSCKGELALAHQDCAVKWFSIKGNKICDVCKQEVQNLPVTLLRIPTQTANRRVANAAQQRAAQQYRFWQDIPILVMVSMLAYFCFLEQLLVTNLQSRALAISLPFSCVLGLLSSMIASTMVESESSPCSLTLLIHWVRYCY; encoded by the exons ATGGAGAACGCTGAGGGGCCGTCCCCGGACTCCGGTGATCACGCG GCACCATTTCAGGATGGCAATGCCCAAACTACACCTGGGCATAATTCGCGAAGGCCAAACCTTTCTTTGCAAATACCAGCTAGGACCTTGGATACCAGTGTACCTACTTCGACAAGAGTTACTATATCCCCCAGCCCCAGTTCAACGAGAGTGGGTTTGCCACCGAGACCTAATTCAACGAGAACAAAATCATCTATCAAGAACATCAATCCTCAGAACAGTTTCAGAGCAAGGAGTTCAGCCCAGGAAGGTGATCGAGTGGTCCTTCTAAATCCTGGGACGTCATCTGAAGGGCAGCAGAATAACCCAACCACAGCAAGATCATTTTCTTTTAGAAAGGTCATTAGCTCATTATCGGCAAAAAGGACCCATTCTCTTCCAGTCACGCCTGTAGGAACTACTGACAAGGCTGCATCTCCTGCAAATCAATTAGATACCCTGCCAACTACATCT aatgaaggagtTGAAGCAAAAATTAGGCGTTCACTTTCAGTACCAGGAAATCGCAAAAACAGAAGTTTGAGGAGGGCAGATTCAATAGGCGTCATCCGTGTGATTCCAACAACCCCACGACCTGTGCCAGTCGATGCAACCACATCGAACGATGTAGTTGAAGAAACAATCGATG TCCCTGAAGATGGAGGTGAAGATATTCCTGAAGAAGAGGCAGTCTGCAGAATTTGTTTTGTTGAGCTCAACGAAGGAGGGGAAACACTTAAAATGGAGTGCAGCTGCAAAGGAGAACTTGCCCTTGCACACCAAGATTGTGCTGTCAAATGGTTTAGCATCAAGGGAAATAAGATATGTGATGTCTGCAAACAAGAAGTTCAGAATCTGCCAGTGACGTTACTGAGAATACCAACTCAAACTGCAAACAGGCGGGTAGCAAATGCTGCTCAGCAGAGAGCAGCTCAACAATACAG ATTTTGGCAGGACATTCCAATTCTGGTGATGGTTAGCATGCTTGCGTACTTCTGTTTCTTGGAACAACTTCTG GTTACTAATTTGCAGTCACGTGCACTGGCAATTTCATTGCCTTTCTCATGCGTGTTAGGCCTCCTTTCTTCAATGATAGCATCAACTATGG